A DNA window from Bos javanicus breed banteng chromosome 10, ARS-OSU_banteng_1.0, whole genome shotgun sequence contains the following coding sequences:
- the RIOX1 gene encoding ribosomal oxygenase 1, with protein sequence MDGLRASAGLLRRGRLRRRRQQQPHSGSVLALPLRPRKIRRQLRRSVSSRMAALRAQTLQSEDSEDSRVESTVGEPGDPLAGGAAALSDVTGREPHGQLGPVELLEASPASRSLQTPRALVEAQTPAARLVEAQTPAARLVEAHTPAARLVEAHTPPARLVEASALPARLVETSALLCSTQHLAAVPPSVAPAMLSGPQGESTGEELPWDSPLQRILAELNRIPSSRRRAARLFEWLISPMPPDHFYRRLWEREAVLVRRQDHSYYQGLFSTAVLDSILRNEEVQFGQHLDAARYINGRRETLNPPGRALPAAAWSLYRAGCSLRLLCPQAFSTTVWQFLAVLQEQFGSMAGSNVYLTPPNSQGFAPHYDDIEAFVLQLEGRKLWRVYRPRVPTEELALTSSPNFSQDDLGEPVLQTVLEPGDLLYFPRGFIHQAECQDGVHSLHLTLSTFQRNTWGDFLEAVLPLAVQAAMEENVEFRRGLPRDFMDYMGAQHSDSKDPRRTAFMEKVRVLVARLGHFAPVDAVADQRAKDFIHDSLPPVLTDRERALSVYGLPIRWEAGEPVNVGAQLTTETEVHMLQDGIARLVGEGGHLFLYYTVENSRVYHLEEPKCLEIYPQQADAMELLLRSYPEFVRVGDLPCDTVEDQLSLATMLYDKGLLLTKMPLT encoded by the coding sequence ATGGACGGGCTCCGGGCTAGCGCCGGGCTGCTGAGACGCGGGCGGTTGAGGCGCCGGCGCCAGCAACAGCCACACAGCGGGTCGGTCCTGGCCCTGCCCCTGAGGCCCAGGAAGATCCGACGGCAGCTGAGGAGAAGTGTCTCGTCCCGAATGGCCGCGCTCAGGGCCCAGACCCTGCAGAGCGAGGACTCGGAGGACTCGAGGGTGGAGTCCACGGTCGGTGAACCCGGGGACCCGCTGGCGGGAGGGGCGGCGGCCCTCTCGGATGTGACCGGGCGGGAGCCGCACGGCCAGCTCGGGCCCGTGGAGCTGCTGGAGGCTTCGCCTGCGTCCCGCTCCCTGCAGACTCCCCGCGCCCTGGTGGAGGCGCAGACCCCGGCGGCACGCTTGGTGGAGGCGCAGACCCCGGCGGCACGCTTGGTGGAAGCGCACACCCCGGCGGCACGCTTGGTGGAAGCGCACACCCCGCCAGCGCGCCTGGTGGAGGCGTCGGCGCTGCCCGCGCGCCTGGTGGAGACCTCGGCCCTGCTGTGCTCTACCCAGCACTTGGCGGCCGTACCACCGTCCGTGGCTCCTGCCATGCTTTCGGGGCCGCAGGGGGAAAGCACGGGCGAGGAGCTGCCCTGGGACTCCCCGCTGCAGCGCATCTTGGCCGAGCTGAATCGCATCCCTAGCAGCCGGCGACGGGCGGCGCGCCTCTTCGAGTGGCTCATCTCGCCCATGCCTCCGGACCATTTCTACCGGCGCCTGTGGGAGCGCGAGGCAGTGCTGGTGCGGCGGCAGGACCACAGCTACTACCAGGGTCTTTTCTCTACCGCCGTCCTCGACTCCATACTGCGCAACGAGGAGGTGCAATTCGGACAGCACCTGGACGCCGCGCGCTACATCAATGGGCGGCGCGAGACCTTGAACCCGCCCGGCCGCGCCCTGCCCGCCGCCGCGTGGTCCTTGTACCGGGCCGGCTGCTCCCTGCGCCTCCTCTGCCCGCAGGCTTTCTCCACCACCGTGTGGCAGTTTTTGGCCGTACTCCAGGAGCAGTTCGGAAGCATGGCAGGCTCCAACGTTTACCTTACGCCCCCCAACTCGCAGGGCTTTGCCCCCCACTACGACGACATCGAGGCTTTCGTGCTGCAGCTGGAAGGTAGGAAACTCTGGCGGGTCTACAGACCGCGGGTGCCGACCGAGGAACTGGCCCTGACGTCCAGCCCCAACTTCAGCCAGGACGACCTCGGAGAGCCGGTGCTGCAGACGGTGCTGGAACCTGGAGATTTGCTCTATTTCCCCCGAGGCTTCATTCACCAAGCCGAATGCCAGGATGGAGTGCACTCTCTGCACTTGACCTTGTCCACATTCCAGCGTAATACTTGGGGCGACTTCCTGGAGGCTGTACTGCCCCTGGCAGTGCAGGCCGCAATGGAGGAAAATGTGGAGTTTCGTAGGGGGCTGCCCCGAGACTTTATGGATTACATGGGGGCCCAGCATTCGGATTCTAAGGATCCGCGAAGAACCGCTTTCATGGAGAAGGTGCGGGTCCTGGTTGCCCGCTTGGGACACTTTGCCCCAGTTGATGCTGTGGCTGACCAGCGAGCCAAAGACTTCATCCACGATTCTCTGCCCCCTGTGTTGACTGACAGGGAGAGGGCACTAAGCGTTTACGGGCTCCCAATTCGCTGGGAGGCTGGAGAACCTGTAAACGTGGGAGCCCAGTTGACAACAGAAACTGAAGTGCACATGCTTCAGGATGGTATAGCTCGGCTGGTGGGTGAGGGGGgccatttgtttctttattacACAGTGGAGAACTCCCGAGTTTATCACCTGGAGGAGCCTAAGTGCTTGGAGATATACCCCCAGCAAGCTGATGCCATGGAACTCTTGCTTCGCTCCTACCCAGAGTTTGTGAGAGTAGGGGACTTGCCCTGTGACACTGTGGAGGACCAGCTTTCCTTGGCAACCATGTTATATGATAAGGGGCTGCTGCTCACCAAGATGCCTCTAACCTGA